A single Struthio camelus isolate bStrCam1 chromosome 6, bStrCam1.hap1, whole genome shotgun sequence DNA region contains:
- the ICOS gene encoding inducible T-cell costimulator isoform X2 — protein MVEFRSGDFKLIFHNPKNVSEFSMILFKGHEKKQICALHVSKEKTVPESNVSYCHAEHSNSSTTFILKNLERKHTDVYTCCLEMFLPPPYIDCRMNETYLYIQDKEDCFSSGFMSWIIIGLIVFAMISCVCCVVACFLRNKNQQCESNSHEYNSEYMPMAAVNAARKPRI, from the exons ATGGTGGAATTTAGGAGTGGAGACTTCAAGCTCATATTCCACAACCCCAAAAATGTGAGCGAGTTCAGCATGATCCTTTTCAAAGGGCATGAAAAGAAGCAGATCTGTGCACTCCATGTGAGCAAAGAGAAAACCGTTCCTGAGAGTAACGTCAGCTACTGCCATGCAGAACATTCAAATAGCAGCACCACTTTCATTCTTAAAAATCTGGAAAGAAAGCACACCGACGTTTATACCTGCTGCCTGGAGATGTTTTTACCCCCTCCTTACATAGACTGCAGGATGAACGAAACCTATTTGTACATCCAAG ATAAGGAAGACTGCTTTTCATCAGGATTCATGTCATGGATAATTATTGGACTGATAGTGTTTGCCATGATTTCCTGTGTCTGCTGTGTAGTTGCCTGTTTCTTAAGGAACAAG AACCAGCAGTGTGAATCCAACTCCCATGAGTACAACAGCGAATACATGCCCATGGCAGCAGTGAACGCAGCTAGAAAACCAAGAATCTGA
- the ICOS gene encoding inducible T-cell costimulator isoform X1 → MKSVVVTFCLLCFQFEALYGADTCSSRLCKNIEQPHVSDPQVMVEFRSGDFKLIFHNPKNVSEFSMILFKGHEKKQICALHVSKEKTVPESNVSYCHAEHSNSSTTFILKNLERKHTDVYTCCLEMFLPPPYIDCRMNETYLYIQDKEDCFSSGFMSWIIIGLIVFAMISCVCCVVACFLRNKNQQCESNSHEYNSEYMPMAAVNAARKPRI, encoded by the exons ATGAAGTCGGTGGTTGTAACCTTCTGTCTCCTCTGCTTTCAGTTTGAAGCCCTGTACG gagCTGACACCTGTTCATCACGGTTATGCAAAAATATAG AACAGCCTCATGTCTCTGACCCCCAGGTGATGGTGGAATTTAGGAGTGGAGACTTCAAGCTCATATTCCACAACCCCAAAAATGTGAGCGAGTTCAGCATGATCCTTTTCAAAGGGCATGAAAAGAAGCAGATCTGTGCACTCCATGTGAGCAAAGAGAAAACCGTTCCTGAGAGTAACGTCAGCTACTGCCATGCAGAACATTCAAATAGCAGCACCACTTTCATTCTTAAAAATCTGGAAAGAAAGCACACCGACGTTTATACCTGCTGCCTGGAGATGTTTTTACCCCCTCCTTACATAGACTGCAGGATGAACGAAACCTATTTGTACATCCAAG ATAAGGAAGACTGCTTTTCATCAGGATTCATGTCATGGATAATTATTGGACTGATAGTGTTTGCCATGATTTCCTGTGTCTGCTGTGTAGTTGCCTGTTTCTTAAGGAACAAG AACCAGCAGTGTGAATCCAACTCCCATGAGTACAACAGCGAATACATGCCCATGGCAGCAGTGAACGCAGCTAGAAAACCAAGAATCTGA